The Lonchura striata isolate bLonStr1 chromosome 7, bLonStr1.mat, whole genome shotgun sequence genome window below encodes:
- the ADRA2A gene encoding alpha-2A adrenergic receptor, with product MFNLERPFTERGHFFSSMEYQRQLEEEEGYPPPGANGTFNDSGAGPGWGTPYPLHTTITLISLASLLMLFTVFGNVLVIIAVFTSRALKAPQNLFLVSLASADILVATLVIPFSLANEVMGYWYFGKVWCEIYLALDVLFCTSSIVHLCAISLDRYWSITQAIEYNLKRTPRRIKCIIFIVWVISAVISFPPLISIEKKSGQQADQGVAGCKINDEKWYIISSSIGSFFAPCLIMILVYMRIYQIAKRRTRVPPNKRAERPEKKQNGLTDKEDLPATAQLNGEKAAGGSGGQEGEVNGIDMEETSSSEHQENNQCKKSERPSRGKTKTKLSQIKPGDSLPRKTEEERNTKGSRWRGRQNREKRFTFVLAVVIGVFVICWFPFFFTYTLMAVCESCSVPDTLFKFFFWFGYCNSSLNPVIYTIFNHDFRRAFKRILCRIERKRNV from the coding sequence ATGTTTAACCTGGAGCGCCCGTTCACGGAGAGGGGCCACTTCTTCTCCTCCATGGAGTACCAGcggcagctggaggaggaggagggctaCCCCCCTCCCGGCGCTAATGGGACCTTCAACGAcagcggggccggcccgggctGGGGCACGCCGTACCCTCTGCACACCACCATCACTCTCATCAGCCTGGCCAGCTTGCTCATGCTGTTCACCGTCTTTGGCAACGTCCTGGTCATCATCGCTGTCTTCACCAGCCGGGCGCTCAAAGCCCCCCAGAACCTCTTCCTGGTCTCCTTAGCCTCAGCTGACATCCTGGTGGCCACGCTGGTCATCCCCTTCTCGCTGGCAAATGAGGTGATGGGGTACTGGTACTTCGGTAAAGTCTGGTGTGAGATCTACCTGGCCTTGGATGTGCTGTTCTGCACCTCCTCCATTGTGCACCTCTGTGCCATCAGCCTGGACCGGTACTGGTCCATTACGCAAGCCATCGAGTACAACCTCAAGCGTACCCCGCGACGCATCAAATGCATCATCTTCATCGTCTGGGTCATCTCGGCTGTCATCTCCTTCCCACCACTCATCTCCATCGAGAAGAAGAGCGGGCAGCAGGCTGACCAGGGGGTGGCAGGGTGCAAGATCAACGATGAGAAGTGGTACATCATCTCTTCTAGCATCGGCTCCTTCTTTGCCCCCTGCCTCATCATGATCCTGGTCTACATGCGCATCTACCAGATAGCCAAGAGGAGAACCAGGGTCCCGCCGAACAAGCGGGCAGAGCGCCCCGAGAAGAAGCAGAATGGCTTGACTGACAAGGAGGACCTGCCAGCCACAGCGCAGCTCAACggggagaaggcagcaggaggcagtGGTGGGCAAGAGGGAGAGGTCAATGGCATAGACATGGAGGAGACCTCTTCCTCTGAGCACCAGGAGAACAACCAGTGCAAGAAGTCAGAGAGGCCATCGAGAGGAAAGACCAAGACTAAGCTGAGCCAAATTAAGCCCGGGGACAGTTTGCCCAGGAAgacagaggaggagaggaacaCCAAAGGGTCCCGCTGGAGAGGCAGGCAGAACCGGGAGAAGCGTTTCACCTTTGTGCTTGCAGTGGTGATCGGGGTCTTTGTCATCTGCTGGTTCCCCTTCTTCTTCACCTACACGCTGATGGCCGTCTGCGAGAGCTGCTCCGTGCCTGACACCCTCTTCAAGTTCTTCTTCTGGTTTGGTTACTGCAATAGCTCCCTGAACCCCGTCATCTATACCATTTTCAACCATGACTTCAGACGGGCTTTCAAAAGGATCCTCTGCAGgatagagaggaaaaggaatgtTTGA